From the Bacteroidales bacterium genome, one window contains:
- a CDS encoding type II toxin-antitoxin system RelE/ParE family toxin: protein MKIIWTHEALEETKLIYKYYKLKASLRVAKNIKNRIFSSAKNLQKQPRKGQIEELLIHKKGEYRYLVTSNYKIIYKLTEKEIYIMKVFDCRQNPEKIKS, encoded by the coding sequence ATGAAAATAATCTGGACTCACGAAGCTCTCGAAGAAACAAAATTAATTTATAAATACTATAAATTAAAAGCTTCATTACGTGTAGCAAAAAATATTAAAAATAGGATTTTTTCTTCTGCAAAAAATTTACAAAAGCAACCACGAAAAGGACAAATTGAAGAATTATTAATACATAAAAAAGGAGAATACAGGTATCTTGTAACAAGTAATTATAAAATTATTTACAAGCTTACCGAAAAAGAGATTTATATAATGAAAGTATTTGACTGTAGACAAAATCCTGAAAAAATAAAATCATAA